The DNA segment TGAAATTTGCGGACAAGTTTGTCCTCAAGATCGCTTATGTGAAGGAGCGTGTACTTTAAATCCTGAATTTGGTGCCGTGACGATTGGCAGTATTGAAAAATATATCACAGAAACCGCCTTTGAAATGGGCTGGCGACCTCAAGTAAAAAACATTCCTCATTCAGGTAAAAAAGTCGCAGTAATTGGCTCAGGACCTGCTGGCTTAGGCTGTGCTGAGCAACTGATTAAAAATGGTGTGTCGGTCACGGTGTATGAACGTCAACCTGAAATTGGCGGATTACTCACTTTTGGTATTCCATCATTTAAGTTAGAAAAAAGTGTGATGAGCCGTCGCCGTGAAATTTTTAGTGAAATGGGGATTGAGTTCAAATTGAATATTGAAATTGGAAAAGATATTCAGTTGGAGGAAATTGTCAATGACTATGATGCCGTTTTTTTAGGGATAGGGACGTATCAAAGTATCAAAGCGAATATTCCTAATGAAGAGGCTCAAGGAGTCTATTCTGCCCTTCCTTTTTTGATTGGCAATACAAAGAATGTGATGAGCTTAGAGACCGACGAATTTGTTTCATTACAAGGTAAGCGAGTGGTTGTGTTAGGTGGCGGTGATACGGCAATGGATTGTGTGCGTACTGCTATTCGTCAACAAGCAACGGAAGTGATATGTGCTTATCGTCGTGATGAAACCAATATGCCGGGTTCTAAAAAAGAGTTTGTTAATGCAAAAGAAGAGGGGGTTAAATTTCAATTTAATGTACAACCTACGGCAATTCAAACCAATGAAAAAGGTGAAGTAACAGGTATTGAAATTGTACATACCCAACTGGGAAAACCAGATAGTAGTGGTCGTCAGCGAGCTGAGATTGTGGAAGGCAGTGAAAAAATCATTGATTGTGATGTCGTGATTGTTGCCTTTGGTTTTTCTCCTTCAAAAATGTCTTTTTTAGAGCAAGTCAGTGTAAAAATAGATGATTACGGTAGAATTGAAGCAAAAGGAAATCATAAGCAACAAACATCCAATCAGAAAATTTTTGCAGGAGGAGATATTACCAGAGGTTCAGATCTTGTTGTCACTGCGATCGCAGAAGGACGAGATGCCGCCCACTCTATTCTAGATTATTTAGAGGTATGATAAAAAAACAAGCGGTCAGATAAACACAAAAATTTGCAAATTTTTGCATTAAAGTGACCGCTTATTAACAAAGACTTGATTTTATTTACAATAATGAATAAATTATATTAAAACTAACCAATAAGGACGTAATTATGTCAAATGC comes from the Pasteurella atlantica genome and includes:
- a CDS encoding FAD-dependent oxidoreductase encodes the protein MTRQGNIYQFIDVNRNDPPKIPLIQRKEDFIEIYEVFSEPQAQSQADRCLACGNPYCQHKCPLHNNIPEWLKLTYEGRIIEAAELAHETNTLPEICGQVCPQDRLCEGACTLNPEFGAVTIGSIEKYITETAFEMGWRPQVKNIPHSGKKVAVIGSGPAGLGCAEQLIKNGVSVTVYERQPEIGGLLTFGIPSFKLEKSVMSRRREIFSEMGIEFKLNIEIGKDIQLEEIVNDYDAVFLGIGTYQSIKANIPNEEAQGVYSALPFLIGNTKNVMSLETDEFVSLQGKRVVVLGGGDTAMDCVRTAIRQQATEVICAYRRDETNMPGSKKEFVNAKEEGVKFQFNVQPTAIQTNEKGEVTGIEIVHTQLGKPDSSGRQRAEIVEGSEKIIDCDVVIVAFGFSPSKMSFLEQVSVKIDDYGRIEAKGNHKQQTSNQKIFAGGDITRGSDLVVTAIAEGRDAAHSILDYLEV